A stretch of DNA from Plasmodium brasilianum strain Bolivian I chromosome 3, whole genome shotgun sequence:
ttctTCCTATGCAAAGGAAGGGAGTAAATGTGTCATTGTGGGATCATCATTTATTGCATGTGAAATGTCGtcaacattaaaaaaaaaaaacgtacATGTAACGATGGTATCAAAAAATGAAGTGCCGTTTTATGATGCCTTTGGtgaaaaaataggaaatacAGTActtgatattttaaaagaaaaaaatgtaaacttTTATGGAGGTGTATATCCAacagaatatattatagacACTagttttttgaaaataaaaaatgggaaaaaaaaacgtATTCATGGAATAAGGTTAAATAATGGTGAAGTGTTGAGTTGTGATTATGTTATTGAAGCATTAGGATGTAAACCGAACTCTgaatttttggaaaaaaaatttaaaaatgaaaaaaattttatcctAGTTGATAAACATTTTAAGGTAAATAATTCGAATGACATGTATGCAGCAGGAGATGTGTGTGTCTTTCCTTACTTTGTTACAGgagatttaataaatatctGTCATTGGAATGTTGCTATTCAGCAAGGAAGAATAGCAGCACATAATATGCTTAGTGATCAAAAGAAAGAGTTTAATTTTATACccttttttaatacaaatattttcgGAAAAAATTTCCGCTATTCGGggtatgtaaaaaattatgacaaAGTCATATTTGAAGGGGATATATCAAAGCATAACTTTATAgcatattttgttaaaaatgataaagtTGCATCAATTTTGACTCTTGGAAATAACAAAATGCCTTCACTCAATGAGtgtttatcaaaaaataaaattccaAAGGTTTACGAATTGGAGGGAGGGTTGAAAAATAGTGACAGTATGATTGCTTCTCTTAAGGTGTGaggtatatttaaaaaaaaaaaaaaaaaaattagcacGTGGGGAGTggtatacacatgtacatgtgtgtgtatatatatatatatttatatatataaattttttttttttttttttttttttttttcgagcTAAAATGAGAAGAAATTTAACGAATTTTATGCACATGCAAAGAAGAATTAAACTACTGTGTTAAGATTGGTCCAGTGAAGGGATAAGGGAAAACAAGAGGTGGCACGGTCGCACAACACGCTGGTGTTTAAAGAGTtaacacataaatatgtttatataaatgtacatgtatgtgtatgtatgtgtgtgtatgtatgtgtgtgtatgtatgtgtgtgtatgtatgtgtgtgtatgtatgtgtgtgtgtttgtgtgtatgtatgtgtgtgtatgtatgtttatgtatgtatgtgtatgtatgtgtatgtatgtgtatgtgtgtatgtatgtatatgtatgtgtgtgtatgtatgtgtgtgtatgtatgtatgtgtgtgtatgtatgtgtgtgtatgtatgtatgtgtgcgtATGTATGTGGATCCGAAGacgaaaatggaaaaattctTTCCTGCTTATGTTTAGTGAGAAGCTGTAGAAAATTACGAAGCATATTGTTGTTAAGAAGCCCTTAACTTCGTTCCCATTTTGTAGACATTTTAGAACTATGTGAAAACCTATGGGGCGTATGTGTGTACGGATGTGCAGacttttttgatttttattttatgaatacaACATTCCTTCGCTTCTTATCGAAGAGATATATACCCTCTTAGCTACATGATATAGCAAATTATATGGAAAAGAGCCCATACTTTTAACCTTTatgttgtattattttagtatatatttccccatcttttaaattttaaggaTCATTATGGTTTACCTTTTAAAAGTTTCAGTGGAACGAGATggataaaaaaggaaaaacaccaaaaaaattaaattaaaaaataaaaattaaagttaACGTTTAAGTATTATcaattaaaagtaaaataatatcaatTATAAGTAttgtaaattaaaatgtgaacactatttaacattaaagatcaagaataaaaaatatgaatatatccCTCTTGTAACATGCTTTCAAAGTGGTATACCCTTTTCCTTTCCgcattatattcttttttccatttttttttttttttctttttttttttttatatatctcgTAATATTGGCAGTTGATTTCCCATATGTTGCATCTTCGCCCATTGGATTTTGTAGCgattgttattttatttatcttttttcatttttacttttattcttttttaagtttttctttcctatttttattcttattttttttttcatttttacttttattcttttttaagtttttctttcctatttttattcttattttttttttatttttacttttattcttttttaagcttttctttcctatttttattcttattttttttttttatttttattttttttcacttttattttttttcatttttattttttttcacttttattttttttcatttttattttttttcatttttattgtttttcatttttattttttttcatttttattcttattttttactttttcttccATTCGTCGAGCAACGTATGCTGATTAACTTTCGACTCTTCGCTTTCCCAGTTGCCTAGCTTGagtgtttttaaaataataactatatatattactttaatgttttttttcccttttcttttatttcatccTTTTTACACCTGATTCCTCCccatttttgcaaaaataaaaaagggataAGCGATTTATTGTGTtgtattttctattatttttattttgtcgtTATCGTTTCAGTATCGTTATCATCACATTATCGTTACATTATCGTTATCATTATCGTTACATTATCGTTACATTATCGTTACATTATCGTTACATTATCGTTATCATTATCGTTACATTATCGTTATCATTATCGTTATCATTATCGTTACATTATCGTTATCATTATCGTTATCATTATCGTTACATTATCGTTATCATTtttgtgttatatatattatacattttcactatattttttttgttttattttccgTTAGCGCGGAAAGTTTATGGGGCGTACAGTACATATGTTACACGTACCGAATCGACTTTCGCTTTTTGAGTTAATGCCAGTTGGGTTGACattcttaaataatttttccttcTCTTTTGTGTGAATTGCTATAATTGTTATGCTTAGTCCACTTTGTTTTAGTAGCTTGTTTTTTTCTGCTTATTTGGTAACGTAACCTGGCTTGAAGTATAAAGTACGGAGGGGAAAAGGCAAAATGCCAAGAAgagaaaataagaagaatGAAGCGAAACCATAAATAACTGCAATTGTTTTTGTGAATATTGCAAAGAGAGATGTTTCGTATGATCATTTTATATACCTCTTAACCATgtagcgaaaaaaaaaaaaaaaaaaatgtcatATGCAACATGCCCAATTACTTGTGTAAACATAAATCAAAATCAGAAAGAAGGTAACcattaaaattgaaaaaaaaaaaaaaaaaaaaaaataaaataaaataaaaaaataaaataaaataaaaaaataaaataaaataaaaaaataagagaagATTACAACTACTATGGAAAGTagtgaatatttatttatatgttgaTGATATTCGTATGTTTggactatttttttttttttttttttttttttttttctgagtATTATTCTATCTGATATCCATTTAGACTGTTGACTTTAATCTCGTCCCCTTTGTAGACCTAATGAGATTTGAAATATCTGCCATCAGTAACTACAAGCATTACAAAGAAATTGAAATACGATCAAGGggtaaatgataaaatattgaataaTGCGGCAACCTGTGTACACACATTTGTACACACGTTTGTAAACACGTTTGTACACACGTTTGTACACACGTTTGTAAACACGTTTGTACTTACAAGTTTGCAAAAGTAATGAAGTGAAAACTTTTGAAAACGTCgatttgttctatttttttttctttttttttttttcgcagTTCGCATTAGCATACTAATTCTTTTGATCTctgtctttatttttattacgtGCAAATTTAGAAACTACAAAATTGTAATGAATACAATTACAGGGAATGGCATTTGTGCATGAAGAGAGGCGTGTGTGTATGTCTGTTTTATATACTATTTAGATGCCCGTTTAAAGcgttaattcttttttaatcttttttggacttttttttttttttagatcaTTGAAACCCTCAGCAACACGCCTCTGATGGTTTGCCTCTTTCTTTTCATCTTGTTCACAATAAAGTATTACTACAAGAATTTGTTCAAGTCCAAAAGGTAAGCAGTTAAGATGTGAAGCACATGAAACGCTTGTAACTGTGATGAAGTGCTTCCTAacaattcttttaaaatggtTCTTTTCACTTTAGGTACGTACAAAACTTGAACAAAGCACTGAAAGGATTTAACTTATATCTCGATAACAAGTGAGTTTGCCACTGAACGTGAAAGAcgaaaaaaatgggaaaaaaattggaaaaaattggaaaaaaattggaaaaaattggaaaaaaattggaaaaaaatggaaaaaaatggaaaaaaatggaaaaaaaattggaaaaaattggaaaaaaaattggaaaaaaaaatgaatgatcACTGATGCGAACAAAGATTGGAGAACGCATTAaaatggagaaaaaaaattcaaaccGATGTGTAATTTTTGCTCAATTttcgtttaattttttttttttttttagaagtCTAAAGCTCTGTGTCATAGGAGGTTTGCGCAAGGAGGAATAAGTCTACCGCGCGGGGTGCGGTACATGTGTACACATACAAACAAACGCACACACAATCACATATACAAACACATATACAAACACacacacgtacatatgtGAGCACGACATATACGCAGTAAGaggtatatatgtagagGAAAAAACTCGAGGACTTACCGGAGGGAAGGGTCGTGTGCCTTTGCTTTATGCATTTTTGAAGGGAAACACAAATCATCATTTATTGTTACAGTTATTGTTACTCTTACttatactattattgttatttactttttttttcagtgaatttgttttttattatattattttcttttcattcgattctttctttctttctttctttctttctttatttatttatttatttatttatttatttatttatttatttatttatttatttatttatttatttatttatttatttatttatttatttatttatttatttatttatttatttatttatttctttatttctttatttctttatttctttatttctttatttctttatttatttctttatttatttctttctttatttatttctttatttctttatttctttatttctttatttatttctttatttatttctttctttatttatttctttatttctttattttattattactatttattattattatttttttttttctccataTTATTAAGACATAAATTCGAAATGAGAGCTGACAAGgaaggaaaataaattaaataaaagtacGTAACACTCATTAAAAATTTCAGCATAATAGAAGTTTGCTTTGCTTTGCtttgctttgttttttttttttttttttcgtttatcCCCATATTAACTATATTCATATTAGTGTTCATCATAATtgaatgttttttatttttcttatgtgCTTGTGTGCAATTTCCTCCCCCAGGGTGCTTACCACCTTTTCTAAGAAATTGTACCTCTTCTTATTCTTGCATTCCTAAAAGAGGGGTGCAGAAAAAAATGCAGCAACGTGAGATGAAACGAAATGAAGCGAAATGAAACGAAATGAAGCGAAATGAAGCGAAATGAAACGAAATGAAGCGAAATGAAACGAAATGAAGCGAAATGAAACGAAATGAAGCGAAATGAAGCGAAATGAAACGAAATGAAGCGAAATGAAACGAAATGAAGCGAAATGAAACGAAATGAAACGAAATGAAAcgaaatgaaacaaaatgaaacacAAGTGCTGCATAAACACATGAACATTTGttctatttcttttccttctCTACTAATCCTGTTTTATTACGCACCTCCCTGTAATCCAGCACCAAGTCGTTAATCTTCTTCATCGCTTCCATCATCTTTTGATTTTGTTGATCTTTCCTGTACCACTTTTTTTTCCCAACAACCATGTTATCACAAAAATGGTTCGTCCCTGTGTAGAAATTCTTGTGCCATACCCATGGCAAGTCTACACGtgggaacaaaaaaaaaaaaaaaaaattgcacaaAGGAACATATAAAAAGCGCAGAACATAACGTAACATCGAATAACGAATAACTATTAATAACTACACCGCCATGTATTAGGGGCACACATAGATCGTTCGTAGTGTGCGTATCGCAAATGTAAATACGCCCCGTGCATACCGTGCATATAGTACTGCTTTTCAATGTCTGCTTTGTATCTCCCTGACAGTCTTTTgcaaagaagaaaataaaaaaaaaaaaaataataataaaataaaatgatactacatatacataataaaataaaatgatactacaaataaattataaaattaagtgatactacatataaattataaaataaagtgatactacatataaattataaaataaagtgatactacaaataaattataaaataaaatggtaCAAACAAAATACGGTTGAGGTGTTCCGTTATGCGGTTTGTATGTACAAGCACAGAATACTCCACGAATGAGCAAGGTGCTAATGGTTTAAGCATGccatatatatctatagTTATACTGCAATTACTTTTATGTCAAcgttttttctcttatttttattttacactGGTGGATGGAATGCTCCAAGTTCATCCTTTGTAGGTAATATGGCAAAAGGTATGTCATAACTTTTTCGACTTCCCCTTACATAACATTTCAACGGATCAAATTTTTCAGTATCTCTAAAAAGTCGTTGcagtaaaaatatgcaatatGGAATGGAAGCAGAGGTGGTGGAGAAATATACACTTAAATGCAAATAAGTAGAAGcgtacattttaatttattcatttgatAATGAGGATATTCGTGTACTTATCCACGTACTTTTTCGTCTACTTTTTCGTATGCTTATTCGTCTACTTTTTCGTCTGCTTTTTCGTATGCTTATTCGTCTACTTTTTCGTCTGCTTTTTCGTCTACTTTTTCGTCTACTTTTTCGTATGCTTTTTCGTCTACTTTTTCGTCTACTTTTTCGTATGCTTTTTCGTCTTCTTatctgtttatttattttattttattttatttttttttttttcccaccTCGATTGCCAGTTGTCAAGTCTATATCTTTTGTCTTTATTCAATTTCACATAAGGATTGAACGTAGGCTTAAACCGAATTTTGTCGTATGCGTTGTAACCGTATGCTCTCCTAGGGGTACCTTCGCGATCAGGGGAAATACCACATCATATGTTAGATCACGTACCCCAGCAGTACACatgtacaattatatatgtacgggcaaatgtatatttaaatgttcaTGTAAATACCCacgtttatgtatttttatatgtacacagTCAGCACACCCATGCGCGTGTTCGTGTGAACAGCGTAACGTCTAAGAGGATGTagctttgtttttttttttacctgcACATTCAGACATAAATCTTGGTTTCTTCTTAAACTTTTCAAGGATGACATAACGTGATAAATAAGGAATTTCTCTCAACTTCCGATCCTATTGTTATGgcaaaatgaaatatgaaCTTTCATGTGCATAGTTCTATACATGTGCGGGCGCAACGATACGTAGAAGCATAAATGAACATATGTACGGCCATACACGAATGTACGACCATACACGAATGTACGACCATACACGAATGTACGACCATACACGAATGCACTCAGATACACATGTATTCATACAAGAGTATACTCATACGCGAATGCACTCCTACATGCATGTACTCATATGCTTATGCCATATATTGGAAAGATAAAGTTGCCATTCCTGTAGCTACTcgcacatgtacatatacaaacattTAGCCATGCAGTGCTCCCTCCGACTTACTATGGCAGTAAAGTAGTTCCTTTTCTGTCCTTGGATATATATTAACCCACTTAGCATCATTGCAAAAGGGGGAACAATAATGAGCGTTTCTTATGTACATTAGAAAGAGTGCATACGCCCTAAATAGTACATGTACAATGTATATGATGATATATGTATTGTATTTATGATCtgttgtttattttattttattttatagtgATATGctttaattatacatataactttattttcttttctcctATGGATTGGAccataatattcttttttaacaaaaaaaaaaaaaataaataaataaaataaaatagtcc
This window harbors:
- a CDS encoding hypothetical protein (conserved Plasmodium protein), with protein sequence MSYATCPITCVNINQNQKEDLMRFEISAISNYKHYKEIEIRSRVRISILILLISVFIFITCKFRNYKIIIETLSNTPLMVCLFLFILFTIKYYYKNLFKSKRYVQNLNKALKGFNLYLDNKSLKLCVIGGLRKEE